The Dehalococcoidia bacterium genome has a segment encoding these proteins:
- a CDS encoding polysaccharide deacetylase family protein has product MRAKLAAALAFWLLGIAIFARVAEEHPATLPSDALSGPLDTAFALLPSPLPSLTPSVPLPAPPPPNQVPPPVVRVPGQGSMVALTFDVEGGGCVAPILDALALRGAKASFAVVGRWAQAHPHLLQRMAREGHVIMNHSYSHPDFVLIPTEQRLWELEQTDAVVRSATGLSTKPFFRPPYGRYDAFVAADAASAGYRIVMWDVDAQGWRGKSKEEVVALTLHNVRPGSIVLLHPASSSECAAAPDIIAALADAGYTLVTLAQLLGLASPPQAPAPTSPPPPPSPTPSPPTPTRTPTPTPTPILTPVPTPSPTPTPPNTPVPSPSPSPSPTAGPTSTPATTPSP; this is encoded by the coding sequence GTGCGGGCAAAGCTGGCTGCGGCCTTGGCCTTCTGGCTCCTGGGGATAGCCATTTTCGCCCGGGTAGCAGAAGAGCATCCCGCGACGTTGCCGTCCGATGCCTTGTCCGGTCCTCTGGACACGGCCTTCGCCCTTCTTCCTAGCCCTCTGCCCAGCCTAACGCCTAGCGTCCCCTTGCCTGCCCCACCCCCGCCGAACCAGGTACCTCCACCGGTGGTCAGGGTGCCGGGGCAAGGCTCCATGGTGGCCCTCACCTTCGACGTGGAGGGGGGCGGCTGCGTGGCCCCCATCCTCGATGCCCTTGCCCTGCGTGGGGCCAAGGCCAGCTTTGCCGTGGTGGGGCGATGGGCCCAGGCCCATCCCCATCTTCTGCAGCGCATGGCCCGGGAGGGCCACGTCATCATGAACCACTCCTATTCGCACCCGGACTTTGTCCTTATTCCCACTGAACAGAGGCTTTGGGAGCTGGAGCAGACCGATGCCGTGGTGCGGTCTGCCACTGGCCTCTCGACCAAGCCCTTCTTCCGCCCTCCCTATGGCAGGTACGACGCCTTCGTGGCCGCCGACGCTGCCTCGGCCGGGTACCGTATCGTCATGTGGGACGTGGACGCCCAGGGATGGCGGGGCAAGAGCAAGGAGGAGGTGGTAGCCCTAACACTACACAACGTGCGGCCAGGCTCCATCGTGCTGCTGCACCCGGCCTCCTCCAGCGAGTGCGCAGCGGCGCCCGATATCATCGCAGCCCTGGCAGATGCTGGCTACACCTTGGTGACTCTCGCCCAGCTTCTGGGCCTTGCCTCTCCACCCCAGGCCCCTGCCCCGACATCCCCTCCACCACCCCCTTCGCCTACTCCCTCCCCTCCTACCCCGACGCGTACCCCCACGCCTACGCCAACGCCCATACTCACACCTGTCCCCACCCCTTCGCCAACGCCTACCCCGCCGAACACGCCTGTGCCCTCGCCCTCCCCGTCCCCAAGCCCCACAGCGGGGCCCACGTCCACACCCGCTACCACGCCATCGCCCTAA
- a CDS encoding MerR family transcriptional regulator, which yields MGAMVIGELARRAEVSARTVGFYEALGLLPAPPRSEGGYRLYGEEGLRRLRFVRRARELGLSLRQIRQLLAQGCWCDDVRSLLVRRLEQVEAELRLLEELRGRLRRLLDEWDEVRASEDWTCYCPRIERSA from the coding sequence ATGGGAGCGATGGTGATAGGCGAGCTGGCGCGACGGGCAGAGGTGAGCGCCCGCACCGTTGGCTTCTACGAGGCCCTGGGCCTCCTGCCCGCCCCGCCCAGGAGCGAGGGCGGCTACCGCCTCTACGGCGAGGAAGGCCTGCGCCGCCTGCGTTTCGTGCGTCGGGCACGGGAGCTGGGCCTTTCGCTGCGGCAGATCCGCCAGCTGCTGGCCCAGGGGTGTTGGTGCGACGATGTCCGCTCCCTGCTGGTGCGTCGCCTGGAGCAGGTGGAGGCGGAGCTGAGGTTGCTGGAGGAGCTGCGAGGGCGCCTGCGCCGGCTCCTGGACGAGTGGGACGAGGTCCGGGCCAGCGAGGACTGGACCTGCTACTGCCCACGCATCGAGCGCAGCGCCTAG
- the rpmB gene encoding 50S ribosomal protein L28 translates to MARCQICGKGTHVGRNIRHQYAGRWERRAPKTPRLFKANVQRKTLVIDGRPQKVKVCTSCLSALLKKTASL, encoded by the coding sequence ATGGCCAGATGCCAGATCTGCGGCAAGGGCACCCACGTGGGGCGCAACATCCGGCACCAGTACGCCGGGCGATGGGAGCGTCGCGCCCCCAAGACCCCCCGCCTCTTCAAGGCCAACGTCCAGAGAAAAACCCTGGTCATCGATGGTCGTCCCCAGAAGGTGAAGGTCTGCACCTCCTGCCTGAGCGCTCTCCTCAAGAAGACCGCCTCCCTCTAG
- the argH gene encoding argininosuccinate lyase: MPQQPSQPQSPTAAGLDPMALRYSLSHPLDRRLYRYDIACSMAHARMLAHVGLISQEEAQALVQALAEIREEIEAGVFPFRDELEDIHMNIEARLYEKVGELAGKLHTARSRNDLIATDLRLFVMDACREAISSLQALQAALVNLAEAHLGVMMPGYTHLQPAQPLLLSHHLMAYFWMLERDRGRLLDCLHRADELPLGSGALAGVPYPIDREFLARELGFSRLAANSVDAVASRDFAVEFVAAAATCLVHLSRLAEEIVLWASPQFGFLELPSQFATGSSIMPQKRNPDMAELARAKAARITGHLSALLGIIKGLPLAYNRDLQEDKAPTFEAADALISTLRLFTAMIPQLRFRPERLQEAAADPSLLATDLADYLVKKGLPFRRAHQVVRELFSHLQREGRDFRQLSLEELRRFCPLFEEDALALDAAASVAARRHPGGTAPERVREQIAQARRILEEKT, translated from the coding sequence ATGCCTCAGCAGCCTTCGCAGCCCCAAAGCCCCACCGCCGCCGGGCTCGACCCCATGGCCCTGCGCTACTCCCTCTCCCATCCCCTCGACCGTCGTCTCTACCGGTACGACATCGCCTGCTCGATGGCCCATGCCCGGATGTTGGCCCATGTAGGCCTCATATCCCAGGAGGAGGCCCAAGCGCTGGTCCAGGCTTTGGCGGAGATAAGGGAAGAAATAGAGGCGGGCGTCTTCCCCTTCCGCGACGAGCTGGAGGACATCCACATGAATATCGAGGCGCGGCTGTATGAGAAGGTGGGGGAGCTGGCTGGCAAACTCCATACCGCCCGCTCCCGTAACGACCTCATCGCCACCGATTTAAGGCTTTTCGTTATGGACGCCTGCCGCGAGGCCATCTCGTCCTTGCAGGCCCTTCAGGCTGCCCTGGTGAACCTGGCCGAGGCCCATCTGGGGGTGATGATGCCCGGCTATACCCACCTGCAGCCCGCCCAGCCCCTCCTCCTCTCCCATCATCTAATGGCCTACTTTTGGATGCTGGAGCGGGATAGGGGGCGCCTGTTGGACTGCCTCCATCGGGCCGACGAGCTCCCCCTAGGCTCGGGTGCCCTGGCGGGAGTTCCCTACCCCATCGACCGTGAGTTCCTGGCGCGAGAGCTGGGGTTCTCCCGCCTGGCTGCTAATTCCGTGGACGCCGTCGCCAGCCGCGATTTCGCTGTGGAGTTCGTAGCGGCCGCCGCCACCTGCCTTGTTCACCTTTCGCGCCTAGCGGAGGAGATAGTGCTTTGGGCTAGCCCCCAGTTCGGCTTCCTGGAGCTGCCCTCCCAGTTCGCCACTGGGTCTTCCATTATGCCGCAGAAGCGGAATCCGGACATGGCCGAGCTGGCGCGGGCCAAGGCTGCCCGCATCACTGGCCATCTCTCGGCCCTTTTGGGGATCATCAAGGGCCTGCCCTTGGCCTACAACCGCGACCTGCAGGAGGACAAGGCGCCCACCTTTGAAGCGGCCGATGCCCTCATCTCCACCCTGCGCCTCTTCACAGCCATGATCCCCCAGCTGCGCTTCCGTCCTGAGCGCCTACAGGAGGCAGCGGCCGACCCTTCCCTTCTGGCCACCGACCTGGCCGATTACTTGGTCAAGAAAGGCCTCCCCTTCCGTCGCGCCCACCAAGTGGTACGGGAGCTCTTCTCGCACCTGCAGCGGGAGGGGAGGGACTTTCGCCAGCTCTCGCTGGAGGAGCTGAGGCGCTTTTGCCCGCTGTTTGAGGAAGATGCCCTGGCGCTGGATGCGGCCGCCTCCGTAGCCGCCCGCCGCCATCCGGGGGGCACGGCCCCCGAGAGGGTGCGTGAGCAGATAGCCCAGGCCCGCCGCATCCTGGAGGAGAAGACGTGA
- a CDS encoding aspartate aminotransferase family protein gives MSYILEQERRYFFPVAKRLPVVLVRGEGCYVYDVEGRSYLDLVAGIACVSLGHGHPALVEAIKEQCQTLMHVSNLFYTVPQVEVAQLLCQATGLSRIFFCNSGAEAVEGCIKLARKWGKERRDGAYEIIVAQGAFHGRTLATLAAGGGPYADPFAPLPEGFVRVPFGDVEAIKRATGRRTAAVLLEPIQGENGVIVPPDDYLPAVRAWCQEAGILFMLDEVQTGMGRCGALFAHQLYNAPPDVMAVAKGLGGGFPIGAFMAREECAVLGPGDHGSTFGGNPLACRAALAVLRTMLEEDIPSQVAQKGEFLRGLLTELAQRHPLVREVRGKGLLWAVELSQDVAQELVLAALREGVLLNAVRPHVVRIAPPLVISHHQLAQGVEVLERCISRLEEG, from the coding sequence ATGAGCTACATCTTGGAGCAGGAGAGGCGCTACTTCTTCCCGGTGGCCAAGCGCCTCCCCGTAGTCTTGGTGCGAGGCGAGGGCTGTTACGTATACGATGTGGAGGGGCGTTCCTACCTGGACCTAGTGGCAGGCATAGCTTGCGTTAGCCTGGGACACGGCCATCCAGCGTTGGTAGAGGCCATAAAGGAGCAGTGCCAGACCCTCATGCACGTCTCCAACCTCTTCTACACCGTTCCCCAGGTGGAGGTGGCCCAGCTCCTATGCCAGGCCACTGGCCTGAGCCGCATCTTCTTCTGCAATTCGGGGGCGGAGGCTGTGGAGGGATGCATCAAGCTGGCCCGCAAGTGGGGCAAAGAGCGAAGGGACGGGGCTTACGAGATCATAGTTGCCCAAGGGGCCTTCCACGGCCGTACCCTGGCCACCCTGGCTGCCGGCGGTGGCCCCTATGCCGACCCCTTCGCTCCCCTGCCTGAGGGGTTCGTGAGGGTGCCCTTTGGCGACGTGGAGGCCATCAAGCGGGCCACGGGGCGCCGCACCGCCGCTGTCCTGCTAGAGCCGATACAGGGAGAGAACGGAGTCATCGTCCCCCCGGACGATTATCTGCCGGCGGTGCGGGCTTGGTGCCAGGAGGCAGGCATACTTTTCATGCTGGACGAGGTGCAGACGGGCATGGGGCGTTGCGGTGCCCTCTTTGCTCATCAGCTCTATAACGCCCCGCCAGATGTGATGGCCGTAGCCAAGGGCCTGGGCGGTGGGTTCCCCATCGGCGCCTTCATGGCCCGCGAGGAGTGCGCCGTCCTGGGTCCCGGCGACCATGGCTCCACCTTCGGCGGCAACCCCCTGGCCTGCCGCGCTGCCTTAGCCGTCCTCCGCACCATGTTGGAGGAGGACATCCCCTCCCAAGTGGCCCAAAAGGGGGAGTTCCTGCGAGGCCTGCTGACGGAGCTGGCCCAGCGCCATCCGTTGGTGCGAGAGGTGCGGGGCAAAGGCCTGCTTTGGGCCGTGGAGCTCTCCCAAGACGTGGCCCAGGAACTGGTCCTGGCGGCCCTCCGCGAGGGGGTGCTGTTGAATGCCGTGCGCCCCCATGTGGTGCGTATCGCACCCCCATTAGTCATCTCCCACCATCAGCTGGCTCAGGGGGTGGAGGTGCTCGAGCGGTGCATATCCCGCCTAGAGGAGGGATGA
- a CDS encoding universal stress protein gives MFESALVPLDGSPRSEAILKTLTPLAAKLGMQVTLLHILESPVEATDEEVAKGVQAQREQAVPVVTEYLEELAHPLRDAGVTTQVRVAHGHPAEVIVQLAQEGGYSLIAMSTRGRGILPGTVIGSVASRVLQSSSIPMLMVKPRRQRGFWTAPQRVSRIVVPLDGSEGAEVALPYAEELARRLSIPISLVQVLPMGLEVPIGTSAVVLWDPTAAYHRRLDVLASSYLAGVGHRLLDQGLQADWDVMGGPVVQAIVSWAERNGPSMVVMASRSRRGLLKVVGGVTEAVVRETHLPVLVVPPRA, from the coding sequence ATGTTTGAGAGCGCCTTAGTACCCCTAGACGGCTCTCCTCGCTCAGAGGCCATCCTCAAAACCCTCACGCCCCTGGCGGCCAAGCTGGGCATGCAAGTCACCCTCCTCCATATCTTGGAGTCGCCAGTGGAGGCGACCGATGAAGAGGTGGCCAAGGGCGTGCAAGCCCAGCGGGAGCAGGCGGTGCCCGTCGTTACCGAGTATTTGGAGGAGCTGGCCCATCCCCTGAGGGATGCCGGGGTCACCACCCAGGTGAGGGTGGCCCACGGCCATCCCGCTGAGGTCATCGTCCAGCTAGCCCAAGAGGGGGGATACAGCCTCATAGCCATGTCCACGCGGGGCCGGGGCATATTACCTGGCACGGTTATCGGCAGCGTGGCCAGCCGCGTCCTGCAGAGCTCCTCTATCCCCATGCTCATGGTGAAGCCGCGACGTCAGCGGGGCTTCTGGACGGCCCCTCAGCGGGTCAGCCGCATCGTGGTACCCCTGGACGGCTCGGAAGGGGCCGAAGTGGCCCTTCCCTATGCCGAGGAGCTGGCGCGGCGCCTTTCCATCCCCATCTCTCTTGTGCAGGTGCTGCCCATGGGGCTAGAGGTGCCCATAGGCACTAGCGCTGTGGTCCTCTGGGACCCTACTGCTGCCTATCACCGACGCCTGGATGTCCTGGCTAGCAGCTACCTGGCGGGCGTGGGCCATCGCCTGCTGGACCAAGGGCTGCAGGCCGACTGGGACGTGATGGGTGGGCCGGTGGTGCAGGCCATCGTCTCCTGGGCCGAGCGCAACGGGCCCAGCATGGTCGTTATGGCCAGCCGTAGCCGCCGCGGCCTTCTCAAGGTGGTAGGGGGTGTCACTGAAGCCGTGGTTCGGGAAACCCACCTCCCCGTGCTGGTGGTGCCTCCCAGAGCATAG
- a CDS encoding argininosuccinate synthase has product MAERLVLAYSGGLDTTVATRWLTERGYEVIALTVDVGLDRDREEIQARALAAGAVKFIWRDARDSFLRDYAFRALMAGAVYQGHYPLATALSRPLIARLLVETARQEGATAVAHGCTGKGNDQVRFDVSVQALAPDLRIVAPVREWDMDREEEVRYAQERGLPIPLAGKSPYSVDANLWGRSIECGPLEDPWQEPPEDAFQWTLSPERWPDRPTYVEVTFHEGVPVALDGHELSPTELVQRLNRLGGEHGVGRIDMVEDRLVGIKTREVYEAPAAVILLTAHEALEQLTLSRQQRRFKAQVAQEYAELVYYGLWFTRHRQDLDAYVRSTQRYVSGTVRMKLFRGQAVAVGRRSPHSLYDFSLATYEAGDRFDHRASPGFIHIWGLPARVQSQAQGWEE; this is encoded by the coding sequence ATGGCAGAGAGGCTGGTGCTGGCCTACTCGGGGGGCCTGGACACCACCGTGGCCACCCGTTGGCTCACCGAGAGAGGGTATGAGGTGATAGCCCTTACGGTGGACGTGGGCCTAGACCGAGACCGCGAGGAGATACAGGCACGGGCCCTGGCCGCCGGCGCCGTCAAGTTCATCTGGCGCGACGCTCGTGACTCCTTCCTCAGGGACTACGCCTTCCGGGCCCTTATGGCTGGGGCCGTCTATCAAGGCCATTATCCCCTGGCCACCGCCCTCTCCCGCCCCCTCATCGCTAGGCTCCTGGTAGAGACGGCAAGACAAGAAGGAGCCACAGCCGTGGCCCATGGCTGCACTGGCAAGGGAAACGACCAGGTGCGTTTCGATGTCTCTGTGCAAGCCCTGGCCCCTGATCTTCGCATCGTGGCTCCAGTGCGGGAGTGGGACATGGACCGGGAGGAGGAGGTGCGGTACGCCCAGGAGCGGGGCCTCCCCATCCCCCTAGCGGGCAAGAGCCCATATTCGGTGGATGCCAATCTGTGGGGTCGTTCCATCGAGTGTGGACCCCTGGAGGACCCATGGCAGGAGCCGCCGGAGGACGCCTTCCAGTGGACCCTCTCCCCTGAGCGGTGGCCCGACCGCCCCACCTATGTGGAGGTGACCTTCCACGAGGGGGTGCCAGTGGCCCTGGATGGCCACGAGCTGAGCCCCACGGAGCTGGTGCAGCGTCTCAACCGGTTAGGAGGAGAACATGGGGTGGGGCGCATCGACATGGTGGAGGACCGGCTAGTGGGCATTAAGACCCGTGAGGTATACGAGGCACCAGCAGCCGTTATCCTCCTCACCGCCCATGAGGCTCTGGAGCAGCTCACCCTCTCCCGTCAGCAGAGGCGGTTCAAAGCCCAGGTGGCCCAGGAGTACGCTGAGCTGGTCTACTACGGGCTTTGGTTCACCCGCCATCGCCAGGACCTGGACGCTTATGTCCGCTCTACGCAGCGTTATGTCTCAGGGACGGTGCGCATGAAGCTCTTCCGGGGGCAGGCGGTGGCCGTGGGACGACGCTCCCCCCACAGCCTATACGACTTTTCCCTGGCCACCTATGAGGCCGGCGACCGCTTCGACCACCGGGCCTCGCCAGGGTTCATACACATCTGGGGCCTTCCGGCGCGCGTTCAGTCGCAAGCCCAGGGTTGGGAGGAATAG
- a CDS encoding HAD family hydrolase, protein MPIAILFDLGDTLWHFPNMPPPPVIRAETIDRVSRLVRRWGYKMEGRRWFLARDIRMAIEAATEEAFQGDLRSPDYPEICRQVAASHGLELTREQAEALWDAWNLGGRFLGRQLYPDVIPTLRALKERGYRMGAVTNRGWAGPRFWQELDDLGIRPFFETVVVSCLVGYLKPHPRIFQLALEEMGLEPQDVAFVGDSLRADVAGAKALGMTAIWRRPPKGEPVEETTDYPDESAEVSPDYVIDTISELLELPLLAKDVS, encoded by the coding sequence ATGCCCATCGCCATTCTGTTCGACCTAGGAGACACCCTCTGGCACTTCCCTAATATGCCCCCGCCGCCGGTGATCCGCGCTGAGACTATCGACCGCGTCTCCCGTCTGGTGCGCCGCTGGGGCTACAAGATGGAGGGCCGGCGCTGGTTCCTGGCCCGCGACATCCGCATGGCCATAGAGGCAGCCACCGAAGAGGCCTTTCAAGGGGACCTGCGGAGCCCTGACTATCCGGAGATATGCCGCCAGGTGGCTGCCTCCCATGGTCTTGAGCTCACTAGGGAGCAAGCGGAGGCCTTATGGGACGCTTGGAACCTGGGGGGCAGGTTCCTGGGCCGCCAGCTCTATCCCGATGTCATCCCCACCCTAAGGGCCCTCAAGGAGCGGGGCTATCGCATGGGGGCAGTCACCAACCGGGGCTGGGCCGGGCCCCGCTTCTGGCAGGAGCTGGACGACCTGGGGATCCGCCCCTTCTTCGAGACGGTGGTGGTCTCCTGCTTAGTGGGCTACCTCAAGCCCCATCCCCGCATCTTCCAGCTAGCCCTGGAGGAGATGGGCCTTGAGCCCCAGGATGTGGCCTTCGTGGGCGACTCCCTAAGGGCAGACGTGGCCGGGGCCAAGGCCTTGGGTATGACGGCCATCTGGCGGCGCCCACCCAAGGGGGAGCCCGTGGAGGAGACCACCGACTACCCCGATGAGTCAGCTGAGGTCTCCCCCGACTACGTGATAGACACCATAAGCGAGCTCTTAGAGCTGCCGCTGCTGGCCAAAGACGTTTCTTAA
- the argB gene encoding acetylglutamate kinase, with product METVVIKLGGSTLGEHDTSLDDLATLWRQGRRPVVIHGGGAIISSWLDRLGCPVLFHEGQRVTDPQALEVVAAVLSGLVNKTLVASLQGRDVPALGLSGADGPLLGARIVRPQLGLVGEVTWVNTHLIRLLLKEGFMPVVAPLALEWGDEGPTGRILNVNADLAAGAVAASLAAPLLLLTDVPGVMAGGKTLPHLTPRRARALIASGQVSGGMVPKVEAALQAAAAGACAIIADGRREGTILQCLQGKTIGTRIG from the coding sequence GTGGAGACAGTGGTCATCAAGCTGGGGGGCTCCACCCTGGGGGAGCATGACACCTCCCTGGACGACCTGGCCACCCTTTGGCGACAAGGCAGACGCCCGGTGGTCATCCACGGGGGTGGAGCCATCATCTCCTCCTGGCTAGACCGCTTGGGCTGCCCTGTCCTCTTCCACGAAGGGCAGCGGGTCACCGACCCCCAGGCCCTGGAGGTGGTGGCAGCTGTCCTGTCCGGGCTGGTGAACAAGACATTAGTGGCCTCCTTACAAGGGCGGGACGTGCCCGCCCTGGGGCTTTCGGGGGCCGATGGCCCTCTATTGGGGGCCCGCATCGTCCGTCCCCAGCTGGGCCTGGTGGGGGAGGTGACCTGGGTCAACACTCATCTCATCCGTCTCCTCCTGAAAGAGGGGTTCATGCCTGTGGTGGCGCCATTGGCCCTCGAGTGGGGCGATGAAGGCCCCACTGGCCGCATCCTCAACGTCAACGCTGACTTGGCGGCGGGGGCGGTGGCCGCCTCCCTCGCCGCTCCCTTGCTCCTCCTCACTGACGTTCCCGGCGTCATGGCTGGGGGGAAGACGCTGCCTCACCTCACGCCCCGCCGGGCCCGCGCCCTCATCGCCTCCGGCCAGGTCTCCGGGGGCATGGTTCCCAAGGTGGAGGCCGCCCTGCAGGCGGCGGCGGCCGGCGCCTGCGCCATCATCGCCGACGGAAGACGGGAGGGGACGATCCTCCAGTGCTTACAGGGGAAGACAATAGGGACACGCATAGGCTAA
- the rpe gene encoding ribulose-phosphate 3-epimerase, with amino-acid sequence MRQVKIAPSILSADFARLGEQVKEAEAAGAHRIHIDVMDGRFVPVISMGLPIVEAVRRVTSLPLDIHLMVVEPERHIEAFMEAGGDIINVHVEAATHLHRIVQQVKGTGRLAGVCLNPATPLSAVEAILPDVDQVVVMSVNPGYAGQPFIPSALDKMRRLRRLLDELGLEVDIEVDGGVSPETAPACVAAGATALVAASAIFNDRASVAENMARLQAALAEMRA; translated from the coding sequence GTGAGGCAGGTGAAGATCGCCCCTTCCATCCTCTCGGCCGACTTCGCCCGCTTGGGGGAGCAGGTGAAGGAGGCGGAGGCCGCCGGTGCCCACCGCATCCACATCGACGTCATGGACGGCCGGTTTGTCCCCGTCATCTCTATGGGCCTCCCCATCGTGGAGGCCGTGCGCCGCGTCACTTCCCTGCCCCTGGACATCCACCTGATGGTGGTGGAGCCCGAACGCCACATAGAGGCCTTCATGGAAGCGGGAGGGGATATCATCAACGTGCACGTGGAGGCCGCCACTCATCTACACCGCATCGTCCAGCAGGTGAAGGGCACGGGCCGGTTGGCCGGCGTCTGCCTCAACCCTGCTACCCCCTTAAGCGCCGTGGAGGCGATCCTCCCAGATGTGGACCAGGTGGTGGTGATGAGCGTGAACCCGGGGTACGCCGGCCAGCCCTTCATCCCCTCTGCCCTGGACAAGATGCGCCGCCTTCGCCGCCTGCTGGACGAGCTGGGCCTAGAGGTGGACATCGAGGTGGACGGCGGTGTATCGCCGGAGACGGCCCCGGCGTGTGTGGCAGCCGGGGCCACGGCCCTAGTGGCTGCCTCGGCCATCTTCAACGACCGGGCGTCGGTGGCGGAGAACATGGCCCGCCTGCAGGCCGCCCTGGCCGAGATGCGGGCCTAG
- a CDS encoding DAK2 domain-containing protein — protein MISPGRDPSKTDEEKDVAPLTALSPAQLYAALRAAASWLEAHAEAINAINVFPVPDGDTGTNMSLTLRSTLQEAAKLEPEARPVALSLFMEALARGAIMGARGNSGVILSQLVLGLAKACQGKEALDASALAQALEEGTRLACQAIGQPREGTVITVAREAAQAARALVEAGEKDLTTVMAKVAEAAREAVERTPQLLPVLAEAGVVDAGGQGLWVILEGMARHLRGEPLEAPAVGVARLQREWVAHAQELHAASPSLYGYCTEFLLQGEGLDPIHLRSRLQAMGDSVVVVGDERMLRAHVHTDDPGAAISLGTRLGELLEVKVDNIRQQADRFLEWHQAFQAQATVVAVANGQGLIGVLRSMGAKVVPGGPTMNPSVGQLLEAIEACPTPQVIILPNDKNIIPTAHQAAQLSQKQVAVVPTRTIPQGIAALLAYNPERSLDENVPIMEEAANSVRTIEVARAIRDAQIGGYQVRQGEVMAIVDGQLMATAATPDEALRKALQVLGVQEGLLTLYYGADTDPHTAQTLANSLQSEYPGLEVETVDGGQPHYYYIASLE, from the coding sequence ATGATATCACCAGGTCGTGACCCAAGCAAGACAGACGAGGAGAAGGACGTTGCTCCGCTGACCGCCCTTTCCCCCGCCCAGCTCTACGCAGCCCTAAGGGCCGCCGCCTCGTGGCTTGAGGCCCACGCAGAAGCGATTAATGCCATCAACGTCTTCCCTGTCCCCGATGGGGACACGGGCACCAACATGAGCCTCACTCTCCGCTCCACCCTGCAAGAGGCAGCCAAGCTGGAGCCAGAAGCCCGACCCGTGGCCCTTTCCCTCTTCATGGAGGCTCTGGCGCGGGGTGCCATCATGGGGGCCCGTGGCAACTCCGGGGTCATCCTCTCCCAGCTGGTGCTGGGCCTAGCTAAGGCCTGTCAGGGGAAGGAGGCGCTGGACGCTTCCGCCCTGGCCCAAGCCCTGGAAGAAGGGACCCGCCTGGCCTGCCAAGCCATTGGTCAGCCGCGGGAGGGCACCGTCATCACTGTGGCGCGGGAGGCAGCCCAGGCCGCCCGCGCCCTGGTGGAGGCGGGGGAGAAGGACCTGACCACCGTCATGGCCAAGGTGGCGGAGGCTGCCCGAGAGGCGGTGGAGAGGACGCCACAGCTTCTGCCCGTCCTGGCGGAGGCAGGGGTGGTGGACGCCGGCGGCCAGGGCCTTTGGGTCATCTTGGAGGGGATGGCCAGGCACCTGCGGGGCGAACCGCTGGAGGCGCCAGCTGTGGGGGTCGCCCGCCTGCAACGGGAGTGGGTGGCCCACGCGCAGGAGCTCCACGCCGCCTCCCCTTCCCTCTATGGTTATTGCACCGAGTTCCTCCTACAGGGGGAAGGCCTTGACCCAATCCACCTCCGCTCCCGCCTCCAGGCCATGGGCGACTCGGTGGTGGTGGTAGGTGACGAGCGGATGTTGCGCGCCCACGTCCATACCGATGACCCTGGGGCCGCCATAAGCCTGGGCACCCGCCTCGGCGAGCTGCTGGAGGTGAAGGTGGACAACATACGTCAGCAGGCCGACCGCTTCCTGGAGTGGCACCAGGCCTTCCAGGCCCAGGCGACGGTTGTGGCAGTGGCTAACGGCCAAGGCCTCATCGGGGTGCTGCGCTCCATGGGGGCCAAGGTAGTGCCTGGCGGCCCCACCATGAACCCCAGCGTGGGCCAGCTCCTGGAGGCCATCGAGGCCTGCCCCACCCCCCAGGTCATCATCCTGCCTAACGACAAGAACATCATCCCCACAGCACACCAAGCAGCCCAGCTCTCCCAGAAACAGGTGGCGGTGGTGCCCACCCGCACCATACCCCAGGGCATCGCCGCCCTCCTGGCCTACAACCCCGAGCGGAGCTTGGACGAAAACGTCCCGATTATGGAGGAGGCCGCCAACTCCGTACGCACCATAGAGGTGGCCCGGGCCATAAGGGACGCCCAGATCGGCGGCTATCAAGTCCGCCAGGGTGAGGTAATGGCCATTGTAGACGGCCAGCTGATGGCCACTGCCGCCACCCCAGATGAAGCCCTGCGCAAGGCCCTCCAGGTCCTAGGGGTCCAAGAGGGCCTCCTCACCCTTTACTATGGGGCTGATACGGACCCGCACACCGCCCAGACGTTGGCCAACTCCCTGCAATCGGAATATCCCGGCCTGGAAGTGGAAACGGTGGACGGCGGCCAGCCCCACTATTACTACATCGCCTCCCTGGAATAG